In one Paraburkholderia megapolitana genomic region, the following are encoded:
- a CDS encoding nitrilase-related carbon-nitrogen hydrolase produces the protein MAGSTLRVASVPFVSRDGDCAHNAAQIAACLVDVAREGIALAVFPELCLSGYTDTAKLSRASLDALAEPLDGASIRTVAAAVQRTGVACGVGLIERAPDGRLFNSYVMCLQDGARHCHRKLHAAEHRRIVSGDRHTVFDTGWGVRIGILTGGDSYLVENVRMTALLGASVLIAPHRSGRASRTGEHPLQPLPMMYRSPVDTDTMESMHGWLCARAADNGMFIVFSDGREASNDQATDAAAVIVDPSGLVLATSGTSGAYAAANLDLASIERSRGRQWLAARRPDLYALLAQSAADRSREYDEPPNASARGSVALGFAVVSRHRLMR, from the coding sequence TTGGCCGGTTCAACGCTGCGGGTCGCATCGGTGCCGTTCGTTTCGCGCGACGGCGATTGCGCGCATAACGCCGCGCAGATAGCGGCTTGTCTCGTCGATGTGGCACGCGAAGGCATCGCGCTTGCGGTGTTTCCTGAGCTATGCCTGAGTGGCTATACGGATACGGCGAAGTTGTCGCGTGCGTCGCTCGACGCTTTGGCGGAACCGCTCGATGGCGCATCGATCCGCACTGTCGCAGCGGCTGTCCAGCGCACTGGTGTGGCATGCGGCGTCGGGTTGATCGAGCGCGCGCCGGATGGGCGACTCTTCAATAGCTACGTGATGTGTCTGCAGGACGGTGCGCGGCACTGTCATCGCAAGCTGCATGCTGCCGAGCATCGGCGCATTGTCAGCGGCGACCGCCATACCGTGTTCGATACCGGATGGGGCGTGCGGATCGGTATTCTGACCGGCGGCGACAGCTATCTGGTCGAGAACGTCCGCATGACCGCGCTGCTCGGTGCAAGCGTGCTGATCGCACCACATCGGTCTGGCCGCGCGAGCCGCACGGGTGAGCATCCGCTGCAGCCGCTCCCGATGATGTACAGGTCGCCTGTGGACACGGACACGATGGAAAGCATGCATGGCTGGCTGTGCGCTCGCGCGGCCGACAACGGCATGTTCATCGTTTTCAGCGATGGCCGCGAAGCGTCGAACGATCAGGCGACCGATGCGGCCGCAGTCATCGTCGATCCGTCGGGGCTGGTGCTTGCGACGAGCGGTACGTCGGGGGCTTACGCCGCAGCGAATCTCGATCTCGCGTCGATCGAGCGCAGTCGTGGAAGGCAATGGCTGGCTGCGCGCCGTCCCGATCTGTATGCGCTCCTTGCGCAGTCGGCAGCGGATCGCTCACGTGAATACGACGAGCCGCCGAATGCATCGGCAAGAGGCTCTGTGGCGCTGGGTTTCGCTGTAGTCAGCCGGCACCGGTTGATGCGCTAG
- a CDS encoding LysR family transcriptional regulator, whose translation MELKLLRAFLTVAETGHFSRAADTLHITQPALSKQIGALEATLGGRLFERGRHGAELTVFGVGFAADARSLVREADEVLMHAREASSGKRGHLRIGLGLSTLTLTPKLIAEFRRRNPEVGVTLNDLSSAEQSRLLLSGKLDVGFLRLPAEAGLSAFPVVDEALALAVPEHAPWKRLPANLNELNQIGFIALARSRGPGLAAQIDRWCGKHDFVPRVIQHTDDIQSVLAAVAAGVGAALLPSRVRYLLRDARVLSLRDPSARWHVGLAWQSARDDAVVERFVSFVRAATKKNSRRAD comes from the coding sequence ATGGAACTCAAACTGTTGCGTGCCTTTCTGACAGTCGCCGAAACCGGTCACTTCAGCCGCGCCGCCGACACGCTGCATATCACCCAGCCTGCGCTCAGCAAACAGATCGGCGCGCTCGAAGCGACGCTCGGCGGGCGGTTGTTCGAGCGTGGGCGGCACGGTGCCGAACTGACGGTGTTCGGTGTGGGTTTCGCCGCAGATGCCAGATCGCTGGTGCGCGAAGCCGATGAGGTTCTCATGCACGCCCGTGAAGCGAGCAGCGGCAAGCGCGGTCATCTGCGCATCGGTCTCGGGCTTTCCACGCTGACGCTCACGCCGAAGCTGATCGCCGAATTCCGCCGCCGCAATCCGGAAGTTGGCGTGACGTTGAACGATCTTTCGTCGGCGGAACAAAGCCGGCTGCTGTTGTCGGGCAAGCTCGACGTCGGCTTTCTGCGGCTGCCTGCCGAAGCGGGCCTGTCCGCGTTTCCCGTCGTCGACGAGGCACTCGCGCTCGCCGTACCGGAGCACGCACCATGGAAACGCCTGCCCGCCAATCTGAACGAGCTGAACCAGATCGGTTTCATTGCGCTTGCGCGTAGTCGTGGCCCGGGGCTTGCCGCGCAGATCGACCGCTGGTGCGGCAAGCATGACTTCGTGCCGCGCGTGATCCAGCACACCGACGATATCCAGTCCGTGCTCGCAGCCGTTGCAGCCGGCGTCGGTGCGGCGTTGCTGCCTTCAAGGGTTCGATATCTGCTGCGCGATGCGCGCGTTTTGTCGCTACGCGACCCGTCCGCACGCTGGCACGTCGGTCTCGCATGGCAGTCCGCGCGCGACGATGCGGTGGTCGAGCGTTTCGTTTCGTTCGTGCGCGCCGCAACGAAGAAAAACTCGCGTCGAGCGGACTAA
- a CDS encoding NYN domain-containing protein, producing the protein MASIQESASMALFCDFENVALGVRDAKFEKFDIKPILERLLLKGSIVVKKAYCDWERYKGFKAAMHEASFELIEIPHVRQSGKNSADIRLVVDALDLCYTKSHVDTFVIISGDSDFSPLVSKLRENAKKVIGVGVKQSTSDLLVANCDEFIFYDDLVREQQRAAARREPSAGTRRSPDEDRQRKKEGDERKNIAIALAVETFDALAAERGESGKIWASVLKSAIKRRKPDFSESYYGFRAFGNLLDEVQARGLFEVGRDEKSGSFVYRSSPTEAAQPVASSAPANAANEDGTKGKSKSGNKSGNRPANDKKGHRKGATSGRQAAEQHGTEAPVDEAHDTHRQPDLYETLETYETYEAVREPERADEALHAPVETHSESESQPTPAPARKRPAARRGKPAAKKTAAAAQPAAEAPSAPPAAAPVGETAPRKPAQKSAARKSAARPRRPRKAAGAANEE; encoded by the coding sequence ATGGCCTCAATCCAGGAAAGCGCGAGCATGGCGCTGTTTTGCGACTTCGAAAACGTCGCACTCGGCGTGCGCGATGCCAAGTTCGAGAAGTTCGACATCAAGCCGATTCTCGAGCGGTTGCTGCTTAAAGGCAGCATCGTCGTGAAGAAAGCCTATTGCGACTGGGAGCGCTACAAGGGCTTCAAGGCCGCGATGCACGAAGCGAGCTTCGAGCTGATCGAAATTCCGCACGTACGCCAGTCGGGCAAGAACTCGGCCGATATCCGCCTCGTCGTCGATGCACTCGATCTCTGCTATACGAAATCGCACGTCGACACGTTCGTCATCATCAGCGGCGATTCGGATTTTTCGCCGCTCGTGTCGAAGCTGCGTGAGAACGCGAAGAAAGTGATCGGCGTCGGCGTCAAACAGTCGACCTCCGACCTGCTCGTCGCGAACTGCGACGAATTCATTTTCTACGACGACCTCGTGCGCGAGCAACAGCGCGCTGCCGCGCGGCGCGAGCCGAGCGCGGGCACACGCCGTTCACCCGATGAAGACCGGCAACGCAAGAAGGAAGGCGATGAACGCAAGAACATCGCCATTGCGCTGGCCGTCGAAACCTTCGACGCACTCGCCGCCGAACGCGGCGAAAGCGGCAAGATCTGGGCTTCCGTGCTCAAGAGCGCGATCAAGCGGCGCAAGCCCGACTTTAGCGAGTCCTATTACGGTTTCCGTGCGTTCGGCAATCTGCTGGACGAGGTCCAGGCGCGTGGACTGTTCGAAGTCGGACGTGACGAGAAGTCGGGTTCGTTTGTGTATCGGTCGAGCCCGACAGAAGCGGCGCAACCGGTGGCATCAAGTGCTCCGGCAAACGCCGCAAACGAAGATGGCACGAAGGGTAAGTCGAAGTCGGGCAACAAATCTGGCAACCGCCCGGCTAACGACAAGAAGGGACATCGCAAGGGTGCGACTTCGGGCAGACAGGCGGCCGAGCAGCACGGGACCGAAGCGCCGGTCGATGAAGCACACGACACGCATCGTCAGCCTGATCTTTACGAAACGCTCGAGACGTACGAGACATACGAAGCCGTGCGCGAACCGGAGCGCGCCGACGAAGCACTGCATGCGCCCGTCGAGACGCATAGCGAAAGCGAGTCGCAACCAACGCCGGCACCGGCACGCAAGCGCCCGGCCGCGCGTCGCGGCAAGCCTGCGGCGAAGAAGACCGCAGCGGCTGCGCAACCGGCTGCGGAGGCACCGAGCGCACCGCCCGCCGCCGCCCCTGTCGGCGAAACCGCACCGCGCAAACCGGCGCAGAAGTCTGCCGCGCGTAAATCGGCGGCACGGCCACGTCGGCCGCGCAAGGCTGCGGGCGCGGCAAACGAAGAGTGA
- a CDS encoding AI-2E family transporter, protein MNHDNDNDQNSRNQKSFYMLLAAVSLALIWILLPYFGAIFWGTILAILFQPLQRSLTFRFGNRPNLAALTTLALCVLIVILPVSVMIGTLVQEVAYAYQQIRQGQWDFGLYFQQIVQALPAFAQRALDNVGLADMHGLQAKLSDGAARISQFVAGQAVVIGQNTLQFAVGFGIMLYLVFFLLRDGRAISRRIRDAIPLERSHKDRLLIRFATVVRATVKGNIAVAAVQGVLGGIIFAVLGIKGALLWGTVMAFLSLLPAIGSALVWVPAAVYFLLAGPLWKAIVLILFCTLVIGTVDNVLRPILVGKDTKLPDWVVLISTVGGMSVFGINGFVIGPLIAALFISCWDIEAPPQSAVANVPADGGGAIEVAEAAESAAPAEGERPRA, encoded by the coding sequence ATGAACCACGACAACGACAACGATCAGAACAGTCGCAATCAGAAGAGCTTTTATATGCTGCTGGCCGCGGTTTCGCTGGCGCTTATCTGGATCCTGCTGCCGTACTTCGGCGCGATCTTCTGGGGGACGATACTCGCGATCCTGTTTCAACCGCTGCAGCGCAGTCTCACGTTTCGCTTCGGTAACCGGCCCAATCTTGCGGCACTGACGACGCTCGCGCTGTGCGTGCTGATCGTGATCCTGCCGGTGAGCGTCATGATCGGTACGCTCGTTCAGGAAGTCGCGTACGCGTATCAGCAGATCCGGCAAGGGCAGTGGGATTTCGGCCTGTATTTCCAGCAGATCGTGCAGGCGCTGCCGGCGTTTGCGCAACGCGCGCTCGATAACGTCGGCCTCGCCGACATGCACGGCTTGCAGGCGAAACTGTCGGACGGCGCTGCGCGTATCAGTCAGTTCGTGGCTGGCCAGGCTGTCGTGATCGGGCAGAACACGCTGCAGTTCGCGGTCGGCTTCGGCATCATGCTGTACCTCGTTTTCTTCCTGCTGCGCGATGGTCGCGCGATCTCGCGACGCATCCGCGATGCGATTCCGCTTGAGCGTTCGCACAAGGATCGTCTGTTGATCCGCTTTGCGACGGTGGTGCGCGCCACGGTGAAGGGCAATATCGCGGTGGCGGCGGTGCAGGGTGTGCTCGGCGGGATTATCTTCGCGGTGCTCGGCATCAAGGGCGCGCTGCTGTGGGGTACGGTGATGGCGTTCCTGTCGCTGCTGCCCGCGATCGGCTCGGCGCTCGTCTGGGTGCCGGCGGCCGTGTACTTTCTGCTGGCGGGGCCGCTGTGGAAGGCGATCGTGCTGATCCTGTTCTGCACGCTCGTGATCGGCACCGTGGATAACGTGCTGCGGCCAATTCTCGTCGGTAAGGACACCAAGTTGCCGGACTGGGTCGTGCTGATTTCGACGGTGGGCGGGATGTCGGTGTTTGGGATCAACGGGTTCGTGATCGGGCCGTTGATTGCTGCGCTGTTTATCTCGTGCTGGGATATCGAGGCGCCGCCGCAGAGTGCGGTGGCGAATGTGCCTGCGGATGGCGGCGGTGCTATCGAGGTGGCCGAGGCCGCTGAATCGGCTGCGCCCGCTGAGGGGGAACGGCCTCGCGCTTGA
- a CDS encoding CsbD family protein, whose amino-acid sequence MDTDRIKGAAKEIKGSVKEAVGKVTGNRTTEAEGKVEKATGTVQRNFGEAKDKARDALDKK is encoded by the coding sequence ATGGACACAGATCGGATCAAAGGTGCAGCAAAGGAAATCAAGGGATCGGTGAAGGAAGCGGTCGGCAAGGTTACCGGCAATCGCACTACTGAAGCTGAAGGCAAGGTCGAGAAAGCCACCGGTACCGTGCAGCGCAATTTCGGTGAAGCGAAGGACAAGGCGCGCGACGCCCTCGACAAGAAGTAA
- a CDS encoding helix-turn-helix transcriptional regulator, translating into MNTSDARPQADRRQLQQIIAGLTEGIILIDPDGSIVWANETALAIHGVETVDALGGNPRGFRKKFKLTYRNNHALQADQYPIARIIAGELFSDVIVEVTRSDDEDFRHMHQVRSLILTDASGASESLALVVQDVTERFSAEERFEKTFNANPAPAVICRLADLRYVKVNQGFLEMTGYARENVIGRSTYEVDVLEGADKREQAIVNLNEGRTIGQMEATLQLPDGTTKLVIVAGQPIEIGEENCMLFTFMDMEPRRKAEDALRHTEERFSKAFRLAPVPMTVSSLDGFVLMDVNDAFVATTGYEAEEVVARQPEEIGLWSRSDAYRKLRAEMETHSSVRNYEIQLQTKSGVAVDCLVSAEAVTIHGERCLLSVIQDITERKRSEVELLAAIEAVMKDTSWFSRTVIEKLAQIRQPNGAQQAGSDLSELTSREREVLGLICQGYDNEQIAEALNLAPNTIRNHVATLYSKIGVHRRSAAIVWARERGIVGYEKPKRRTGGTAD; encoded by the coding sequence ATGAACACGAGCGACGCGAGGCCCCAGGCCGACCGGCGGCAGTTACAGCAGATCATCGCGGGGCTGACCGAAGGGATCATCCTCATCGATCCAGATGGATCGATCGTCTGGGCCAATGAAACGGCGCTTGCGATCCACGGCGTCGAGACCGTCGACGCGCTAGGCGGTAACCCACGCGGTTTTCGCAAGAAGTTCAAGCTGACTTACCGCAACAACCACGCGTTGCAGGCGGATCAGTATCCGATTGCCCGGATCATCGCTGGGGAGTTGTTCAGCGATGTGATCGTCGAAGTTACGCGCTCCGACGACGAAGACTTCCGGCACATGCACCAGGTACGCAGTCTGATTCTGACCGACGCGAGCGGCGCGTCGGAATCGTTGGCGCTGGTGGTTCAGGACGTCACCGAGCGCTTCAGCGCCGAAGAGCGCTTCGAGAAAACCTTCAACGCGAACCCGGCGCCGGCAGTGATCTGCCGGCTCGCGGATCTGCGCTATGTCAAGGTCAATCAGGGCTTTCTGGAGATGACCGGTTACGCGCGCGAAAACGTGATCGGCCGCTCGACGTACGAAGTCGACGTGCTAGAAGGCGCGGACAAGCGCGAGCAGGCGATCGTCAATCTCAACGAGGGTCGTACGATCGGACAGATGGAAGCGACGCTGCAGTTGCCGGACGGGACGACGAAACTGGTGATCGTGGCCGGCCAGCCGATCGAGATCGGCGAAGAGAACTGCATGTTGTTCACGTTCATGGACATGGAGCCGCGACGCAAGGCCGAAGACGCGCTGCGACATACCGAAGAGCGTTTTTCGAAGGCATTCCGGCTTGCGCCGGTACCGATGACGGTCAGCTCGCTCGATGGTTTCGTGCTGATGGATGTGAACGATGCGTTTGTCGCGACGACCGGTTACGAGGCTGAGGAAGTCGTCGCGCGACAACCCGAAGAGATCGGCCTGTGGTCACGCAGCGACGCGTACCGGAAACTGCGCGCGGAAATGGAGACGCACAGCAGCGTGCGCAACTACGAAATCCAGCTGCAGACGAAATCGGGTGTGGCGGTGGACTGTCTTGTTTCCGCAGAGGCGGTGACCATTCACGGGGAGCGCTGCCTGTTGAGCGTGATCCAGGACATCACCGAGCGCAAGCGTTCCGAAGTGGAACTGCTGGCTGCGATCGAAGCCGTGATGAAGGACACGTCGTGGTTTAGCCGCACGGTAATCGAGAAGCTTGCGCAGATCAGGCAACCGAACGGCGCGCAGCAGGCGGGCAGCGATCTGTCGGAATTGACATCGCGCGAGCGCGAAGTGCTGGGGCTGATCTGCCAGGGCTACGACAATGAACAGATTGCCGAAGCATTGAATCTTGCGCCGAACACCATCCGCAATCACGTCGCCACGTTGTACAGCAAGATCGGCGTGCACCGGCGCAGCGCGGCGATTGTGTGGGCCCGCGAGCGCGGCATAGTCGGCTACGAGAAACCGAAGCGACGCACGGGCGGCACGGCAGATTGA
- a CDS encoding ArsR/SmtB family transcription factor translates to MCSQPNIASTAFLIADPARANMLMALVAGRALPAGELAYAAGVTAQTASTHLAKLLDGGLVTVEAEGRHRYYRLSGAHVALVLENLAAIVPAGEVRRRPLGRDAQNLRFARCCYDHLAGQVGVAVTQALQQRGFIVAAQDKRFDVTAAGLDWFGHIGLDMNQLRATRRGIARQCLDWTERQHHLAGPLGVQFMSALCTNGWMRRVNASRVVQVTPAGWAGLKAELGIEGRLGALTQEA, encoded by the coding sequence ATGTGCTCTCAACCGAATATCGCCTCCACCGCGTTCCTGATCGCCGACCCCGCTCGCGCGAACATGCTGATGGCGCTCGTCGCCGGGCGCGCGCTGCCGGCCGGCGAACTCGCGTATGCCGCGGGCGTCACGGCGCAGACCGCCAGTACGCATCTTGCGAAGCTGCTCGACGGCGGCCTCGTCACCGTCGAAGCCGAAGGGCGGCACCGCTACTACCGGCTGTCGGGAGCACATGTGGCGCTCGTGCTGGAAAATCTCGCCGCCATCGTGCCCGCTGGCGAGGTGCGCCGCCGGCCGCTCGGCCGCGACGCGCAGAACCTGCGTTTTGCGCGCTGCTGCTACGACCATCTCGCGGGACAGGTCGGCGTCGCGGTGACCCAGGCGCTGCAACAGCGCGGCTTTATCGTGGCCGCGCAGGACAAGCGCTTCGATGTGACAGCTGCCGGCCTCGACTGGTTCGGGCATATCGGGCTCGACATGAACCAGTTGCGCGCCACGCGACGCGGCATCGCGCGGCAGTGCCTCGACTGGACTGAACGGCAGCATCATCTGGCGGGACCGCTCGGCGTGCAGTTCATGAGCGCGCTGTGTACGAACGGCTGGATGCGGCGGGTTAATGCATCGCGGGTCGTGCAGGTTACCCCGGCGGGATGGGCGGGGTTGAAGGCCGAACTCGGCATCGAGGGCAGGCTTGGGGCGTTGACGCAGGAGGCATAG
- a CDS encoding transglutaminase family protein, producing MTTATVLSVLHRTAYRYSTPVETAQHLATIRPLACPWQRVVSHAEQIEPTPSYLNSRIDAFGNDVLYFSLDAPHESLQMTSETVVRLSPRWHALDPEVTPAWEEVAERLRFRAGGEFFPESEFCFASPNIVLLPALRAYALPSFAPGTPLVAGAIDLMHRIHADFEYRPATTTFDTPAQRAFELRSGVCQDFAQVMIGCLRALGLPARYVSGYLRNDPPPGQPRLIGADASHAWVSVHCPQSGWIDLDPTNDVLADLDHVTLALGRDYSDVSLLRGMILGGGAHQVEVGVSVLAL from the coding sequence ATGACGACCGCAACCGTACTGTCGGTGTTGCATCGCACGGCGTATCGCTATTCGACGCCGGTCGAAACCGCGCAGCACCTGGCGACCATCCGGCCGCTCGCGTGCCCATGGCAGCGGGTCGTTTCACACGCGGAGCAGATCGAGCCGACGCCTTCGTATCTGAACAGCCGTATCGATGCGTTCGGCAACGACGTGCTGTATTTTTCGCTCGATGCCCCGCACGAGTCGCTACAGATGACGAGCGAAACGGTAGTGCGGTTATCGCCGCGCTGGCATGCGCTCGACCCCGAGGTGACCCCCGCATGGGAAGAGGTCGCCGAGCGGCTGCGTTTTCGCGCCGGCGGCGAATTCTTCCCGGAGTCGGAGTTCTGCTTCGCGTCGCCGAACATCGTGCTGCTGCCCGCGTTGCGCGCGTACGCGCTGCCGAGTTTCGCGCCCGGTACGCCGCTCGTCGCAGGTGCCATCGATCTGATGCACCGCATCCATGCCGATTTCGAATATCGCCCCGCCACGACGACTTTCGATACACCGGCGCAACGCGCGTTCGAACTGCGCAGCGGTGTGTGCCAGGACTTCGCGCAGGTGATGATCGGTTGTCTGCGTGCTTTGGGTTTGCCGGCGCGCTATGTGAGCGGCTACCTGCGCAACGATCCGCCGCCGGGGCAGCCACGTTTGATCGGTGCGGATGCGTCGCATGCGTGGGTGTCGGTGCATTGTCCGCAAAGCGGATGGATCGATCTCGATCCGACCAACGACGTGCTCGCCGATCTCGACCACGTGACGCTTGCGCTCGGTCGCGATTACAGCGATGTGTCGCTGCTGCGCGGGATGATACTCGGCGGCGGCGCGCATCAGGTCGAGGTCGGGGTGAGTGTGCTGGCGCTTTGA
- a CDS encoding circularly permuted type 2 ATP-grasp protein encodes MAFQSTLPFDITATQPDALALLHALPAREGHREELRDETGALRAPWRQFFDLLGEEGIAGLDHGIASVAQQIRDNDISYNVYADKGESRPWALDLLPFLIDEEEWALIARGVAQRARLIEAIVADIYGPQTLLQRGLLPPALVFGHPGYLRAVRGFKPASGQYLQIVAVDLARAPDGAWTVMSHRTEAPSGLGYALENRLIVSSLFADPFRAMRVSRLAPSYSQLVATLAQAARATMRDGDREESPHIALLTPGPFSETYFEHVFLARYLGVTLVEGKDLTVRDDKLYLKTLAGLERVHAVLRRLDDAFCDPVELRADSTIGVPGLLQVMRAGNVMVSNVPGSGFAESPALHGFMPGISQALLGEPLVLPAVPTWWCGEEAARQEAFAQRYSAFLLPTWPGAQGGTSGTSGASSGWPLGIAPGPQRLADWRERIESTPESYTIQAPLPYSCTPRYEEGTLGARPSVLRVYAIAGIDGQWSVLPGGFTRLAAERQATVSMQHGGSSVDTWVLSSQAGSTLSLLPSPMQPGDLARKHRTVSSRAAENLFWAGRYGERAENNVRLCRLILGSLEGSDADEMFATLAELASQCGLIPSVDTLAHTSPQAFERTLIAGMSEASGETSIGQNLASQVRACGEIRGRLSNDHWRTILAARNDFRDAQHRLVLASGVGRYDRVMLADALEYLATQLSAISGAQGDRMMRDEAWRLLFVGRHIERVVTMCTFLRAVAGQGTLARPAGFDLLLQLFDCTLTYRSLYPGRFEVPALIDMLVVDQTNPRGLYGVYTRLRKKLDEIAAAAGSTRRMPFSELMPPIASLPPLEALCESDAEGGYPALIDLCDQLSQYMAAASNEISGRYFSHANTQLSAQVQVQTQTQVSA; translated from the coding sequence TTGGCTTTTCAATCGACCCTGCCTTTCGACATCACCGCCACGCAACCAGATGCGCTGGCGCTGCTGCACGCACTACCCGCAAGAGAGGGGCACCGCGAGGAACTGCGCGATGAAACCGGCGCGCTGCGTGCGCCGTGGCGGCAGTTCTTCGATCTGCTGGGCGAAGAGGGGATCGCGGGTCTCGATCATGGCATTGCATCGGTCGCGCAGCAGATCCGCGACAACGACATCAGCTACAACGTCTACGCAGACAAGGGCGAGTCGCGGCCCTGGGCGCTCGACCTGCTGCCGTTCCTGATCGACGAGGAAGAATGGGCGTTGATCGCGCGCGGCGTGGCGCAGCGCGCGCGGCTGATCGAAGCGATCGTCGCCGACATCTACGGCCCGCAGACGTTGTTGCAACGCGGGCTGCTGCCGCCGGCGCTGGTGTTCGGGCATCCCGGCTACCTGCGTGCCGTGCGCGGCTTTAAGCCCGCTTCCGGTCAATATCTGCAGATCGTCGCCGTCGATCTGGCACGCGCGCCGGACGGCGCGTGGACCGTCATGTCGCATCGCACCGAGGCACCGTCGGGCCTCGGCTATGCACTCGAAAACCGCCTGATCGTCTCGAGCCTGTTCGCCGATCCGTTCCGCGCCATGCGCGTGAGCCGTCTCGCGCCGTCGTACTCGCAGCTGGTCGCGACGCTCGCGCAAGCGGCGCGCGCGACGATGCGCGACGGTGATCGCGAGGAATCGCCGCATATCGCGCTGCTCACGCCGGGTCCGTTCAGCGAGACTTACTTCGAGCATGTGTTCCTCGCGCGCTATCTCGGCGTGACGCTGGTGGAGGGCAAGGACCTCACGGTGCGCGACGACAAGCTCTATCTGAAGACGCTGGCCGGGCTTGAGCGTGTGCATGCGGTGCTGCGCCGGCTCGACGACGCGTTTTGCGATCCCGTCGAACTGCGCGCCGATTCGACCATCGGCGTGCCGGGCCTGCTGCAGGTGATGCGGGCCGGCAATGTGATGGTGTCGAACGTGCCGGGCTCCGGCTTCGCCGAGTCGCCCGCACTGCACGGATTCATGCCGGGTATCTCCCAGGCGTTGCTTGGTGAGCCGCTCGTGCTGCCGGCCGTGCCGACCTGGTGGTGCGGCGAGGAAGCGGCGCGGCAAGAAGCGTTTGCGCAACGCTACAGCGCTTTCCTGCTGCCGACCTGGCCCGGTGCGCAGGGTGGCACCTCCGGTACGTCTGGCGCGTCGTCTGGCTGGCCGCTCGGCATCGCGCCCGGTCCGCAGCGACTCGCCGACTGGCGTGAGCGGATCGAAAGCACGCCCGAGTCGTACACGATCCAGGCGCCGCTGCCGTATTCGTGCACGCCGCGCTACGAGGAAGGCACGCTCGGCGCGCGGCCGTCGGTGCTGCGCGTGTATGCGATTGCCGGTATCGATGGGCAGTGGAGCGTGCTGCCGGGTGGCTTCACGCGGCTCGCCGCGGAGCGCCAGGCGACTGTATCGATGCAGCACGGCGGCAGCAGCGTCGATACATGGGTGCTGTCGAGCCAGGCGGGTTCGACGTTGTCGTTGCTGCCGTCGCCGATGCAGCCAGGCGATCTCGCGCGCAAACATCGCACGGTGTCGAGCCGCGCCGCGGAGAACCTGTTCTGGGCCGGTCGCTATGGCGAGCGCGCGGAAAACAACGTGCGGCTGTGCCGGCTGATTCTCGGCTCGCTGGAAGGCAGCGATGCCGACGAGATGTTCGCGACGCTTGCCGAACTCGCGTCGCAATGCGGACTGATTCCTTCCGTCGATACGCTCGCGCATACCTCGCCGCAGGCATTCGAGCGCACGCTGATTGCCGGCATGAGCGAGGCAAGCGGCGAGACCAGCATCGGGCAGAATCTCGCGAGCCAGGTGCGCGCGTGCGGCGAGATCCGCGGGCGGCTGTCTAACGATCACTGGCGCACCATTCTTGCCGCGCGCAATGACTTCCGCGACGCGCAGCATCGGCTCGTGCTCGCAAGCGGCGTGGGACGCTATGACCGCGTGATGCTCGCCGATGCACTCGAATATCTCGCGACGCAGCTGTCTGCGATCAGCGGCGCGCAAGGCGACCGGATGATGCGCGACGAGGCATGGCGTCTGCTGTTCGTCGGGCGGCACATTGAGCGTGTGGTGACGATGTGCACGTTTCTGCGCGCGGTCGCCGGGCAGGGCACGCTGGCGCGGCCTGCGGGCTTCGATCTGCTGCTGCAACTGTTCGACTGCACGTTGACCTACCGCTCGCTGTATCCGGGCCGCTTCGAGGTGCCGGCGCTGATCGATATGCTCGTGGTCGACCAGACCAATCCGCGTGGTTTGTACGGCGTTTATACGCGGCTGCGCAAGAAACTCGATGAAATCGCGGCTGCCGCGGGCAGTACGCGGCGCATGCCGTTCTCCGAGCTGATGCCACCGATAGCGTCGCTACCCCCGCTCGAAGCACTGTGCGAGAGCGATGCCGAGGGCGGTTATCCCGCGCTGATCGACCTGTGCGACCAGTTGAGTCAATACATGGCTGCGGCATCGAACGAGATCAGCGGGCGCTATTTCAGCCACGCGAATACGCAGCTGTCCGCGCAGGTGCAGGTGCAGACACAGACGCAGGTGTCGGCATGA